One segment of Acidianus sp. HS-5 DNA contains the following:
- the kae1 gene encoding KEOPS complex N(6)-L-threonylcarbamoyladenine synthase Kae1: protein MKVLGIESTAHTFGVGIAEDKPPFILANVRDTYVPKSGGMKPGDLARHHATVAPDILAKALEETETNIDDIDGIAVALGPGIGPALRVGAVVARTLALKYNKKLIPVNHGIGHIEIGYLTTNAKDPLILYLSGGNTIITTFYEGKFRVFGETLDIALGNMMDVFVREVNLAPPYIVNGKHVIDICAENAKELIDLPYVVKGQDMSFSGLLTAALRATKKYPMSDICYTIRENAFDMLLEATERALALTEKKEIMVVGGVAASVSLRRKLDLLAKDWNVEIKIVPLQFSGDNGAMIAYAGLLALRSGVSIPIEESVIKPRWRIDEVDIPWRS, encoded by the coding sequence ATGAAAGTTCTTGGTATTGAATCGACTGCCCATACTTTCGGTGTGGGAATAGCAGAAGATAAACCTCCTTTTATTTTAGCTAATGTTAGGGATACTTATGTACCTAAATCCGGTGGGATGAAACCTGGAGATTTAGCAAGACACCATGCAACAGTTGCGCCAGACATACTGGCAAAAGCGTTAGAAGAAACCGAAACTAACATAGATGATATAGATGGAATAGCTGTAGCTTTAGGTCCAGGAATTGGACCAGCACTTAGAGTAGGTGCAGTAGTAGCTAGAACATTAGCATTAAAATATAATAAGAAACTAATACCGGTAAATCACGGAATTGGACATATCGAAATAGGGTATCTAACTACAAATGCTAAAGATCCACTTATCTTGTACTTATCTGGGGGAAATACAATAATAACAACTTTTTATGAGGGAAAATTCAGAGTATTTGGAGAGACTTTAGATATAGCCTTAGGAAACATGATGGATGTCTTTGTTAGGGAAGTAAATTTAGCTCCTCCGTACATAGTAAACGGTAAGCATGTTATAGATATCTGTGCAGAAAATGCTAAAGAATTAATAGATTTACCATATGTTGTTAAAGGTCAAGATATGTCGTTCTCCGGCCTATTAACTGCTGCGCTAAGAGCTACAAAAAAATATCCTATGTCAGATATTTGTTACACCATTAGAGAAAATGCATTTGATATGCTTTTGGAAGCTACAGAAAGGGCACTCGCTTTAACTGAAAAAAAGGAAATTATGGTGGTAGGTGGAGTTGCTGCAAGCGTCAGTCTGCGTAGAAAATTAGATCTACTCGCAAAAGATTGGAATGTTGAAATTAAAATCGTACCGCTACAATTCTCTGGTGATAACGGTGCAATGATAGCCTACGCCGGTCTTTTAGCTTTAAGAAGTGGAGTCTCTATACCAATTGAGGAATCTGTGATAAAACCTAGGTGGAGGATAGATGAGGTAGATATTCCTTGGAGGAGTTAA
- a CDS encoding Kae1-associated kinase Bud32, whose product MEELKLIKRGAESQIYETYFLGIHAIVKNRISKAYRDPKLDREINSERTIMEAKLMYTALKSGINVPAILYIDKENFSIIMEFIEGNTVKEVLWKNLYDTRKIGEMIGEIALKLHKAQIAHGDLTTNNLILKGEDLFLIDFGLSKRTNDIEDFATDVHVFLRSLESAHPDKKDEVFEGFKYTYSKFDLYGKVMETMRDIRMRGRYIEERRSKSSDRE is encoded by the coding sequence TTGGAGGAGTTAAAACTAATCAAAAGAGGAGCAGAATCACAAATCTATGAAACATATTTTCTAGGAATTCATGCAATAGTTAAAAATAGGATATCTAAGGCATATAGAGATCCTAAACTAGATAGAGAAATAAATTCGGAAAGAACTATCATGGAAGCAAAGTTAATGTATACTGCCTTAAAATCTGGAATAAATGTTCCAGCAATACTTTACATTGATAAGGAAAATTTCTCAATAATAATGGAGTTTATAGAAGGAAATACAGTAAAAGAGGTATTATGGAAAAACCTTTACGATACGAGGAAAATAGGTGAAATGATAGGAGAAATTGCATTAAAGTTACACAAAGCACAGATAGCGCATGGGGATTTGACAACTAACAACTTGATTTTAAAAGGAGAAGATTTATTCTTGATAGACTTTGGGCTATCAAAAAGGACTAACGACATAGAAGATTTTGCTACAGACGTTCACGTATTTTTAAGATCTTTAGAAAGCGCTCACCCAGATAAAAAAGATGAAGTATTCGAGGGATTTAAGTATACGTACTCTAAGTTCGATTTATATGGAAAAGTAATGGAAACCATGAGAGATATTAGAATGAGGGGTAGATATATTGAAGAAAGAAGAAGTAAAAGTAGTGACAGGGAATAG
- a CDS encoding XTP/dITP diphosphatase: protein MLKKEEVKVVTGNRRKFEEMNQIALEYGIKLSMINLPKFEIQADRLEDVVRHAASVFYSMLYEPIILEDSGLFIEILNGFPGPYTKFVKKTLDIKGVLKLMKNEKNRNAYFKTALAYVNENEIRIFTGEVHGRISEEAMGNSGFGFDPIFIPEGSDKTFAEMEIEEKNKYSHRSRAFKKFLEYYIHL, encoded by the coding sequence ATATTGAAGAAAGAAGAAGTAAAAGTAGTGACAGGGAATAGAAGAAAATTTGAGGAAATGAATCAAATAGCATTAGAATACGGAATCAAGCTTTCTATGATAAATTTGCCTAAATTTGAAATTCAAGCTGATAGACTAGAAGATGTAGTTAGACATGCAGCTTCCGTTTTCTATTCTATGCTTTATGAACCTATAATTTTAGAAGATAGTGGATTATTTATAGAGATATTAAATGGCTTTCCGGGACCTTATACCAAATTCGTTAAAAAAACGTTAGATATTAAAGGAGTTTTAAAATTAATGAAGAATGAAAAAAATAGGAACGCTTATTTTAAAACCGCACTGGCTTACGTAAATGAGAATGAAATAAGGATATTTACTGGAGAAGTTCATGGTAGGATATCTGAAGAAGCTATGGGGAATAGCGGATTCGGGTTTGATCCAATTTTTATACCAGAAGGTTCAGATAAGACATTTGCAGAAATGGAAATAGAAGAGAAAAATAAGTACTCTCACAGAAGCAGGGCATTTAAAAAATTTCTTGAGTATTACATTCACTTGTAA
- a CDS encoding aldo/keto reductase: MRERDFGHTDIKVSEIGVGLWSLATDWWASSVKAEEILKRAYDLGITFYDTGDIYGEGKAEELIGKVLGNKRDNIIVLTKIGYDFYNKKGNKTQQNFNIDYLEFAVKESLKRLNTDYIDILMLHNPKMNTIRNKEIFDFMQGLKKDGIAKAIGIALGPTLGWGEEGLEAIRMGYEGLEHIYNMIEQYPGKDFLKYRIGNVVRVPHASDALIEDKWPIADNKNLHRSLKNIKWIEDAVNNSKGMLEFAKSKGMKLSQLAIKFVLANQNVSSVVPNITTIKELEEFVKVNELEDLSEEDLVYISSYYEKHYKKLNDESIEETKIYK; encoded by the coding sequence GTGAGAGAAAGAGACTTCGGTCATACTGACATAAAAGTCTCAGAAATAGGAGTAGGATTATGGAGTCTTGCCACAGATTGGTGGGCCTCTAGTGTTAAAGCTGAAGAAATATTAAAAAGAGCTTATGACCTGGGTATAACATTCTATGATACTGGAGATATTTACGGTGAAGGAAAGGCTGAAGAGTTAATTGGTAAAGTCCTAGGAAATAAGAGGGACAATATAATTGTTTTAACGAAAATAGGTTATGATTTTTATAATAAAAAAGGAAATAAAACACAACAAAATTTTAATATAGATTATTTAGAGTTTGCGGTAAAAGAATCGTTAAAAAGACTGAACACAGATTATATTGATATTCTTATGTTACATAATCCAAAAATGAATACAATCCGAAATAAGGAAATTTTTGACTTTATGCAGGGACTTAAAAAAGACGGAATAGCGAAAGCTATAGGTATTGCACTAGGTCCTACACTAGGTTGGGGAGAAGAAGGATTAGAAGCAATAAGAATGGGGTATGAAGGGTTAGAGCACATTTATAACATGATTGAGCAGTATCCAGGTAAAGATTTCCTAAAATACAGAATAGGAAATGTAGTTAGAGTTCCTCATGCGTCAGATGCGTTAATTGAAGATAAATGGCCAATAGCCGATAATAAAAACCTACATAGAAGCTTGAAGAATATAAAGTGGATTGAAGATGCAGTAAATAATAGTAAAGGAATGCTAGAATTTGCGAAATCAAAAGGCATGAAGTTATCCCAGTTAGCTATAAAATTTGTATTGGCAAATCAGAACGTTTCTAGTGTAGTTCCCAATATTACTACAATTAAGGAGCTAGAGGAATTCGTAAAAGTAAATGAATTAGAAGATCTTAGTGAAGAGGATTTAGTATATATTTCGTCTTATTACGAGAAACATTATAAGAAGTTAAATGATGAAAGTATAGAAGAGACAAAAATTTACAAGTGA
- a CDS encoding V-type ATPase subunit, with the protein MSAPSLAYISSISRLYKSTTLTKGLVTELLSEDDWKNVLSILKERNFIEDIPTTFDDAELEIKKRAIDQIYRILNFSSSVKSAHDIVDLYYYYLTLDEFKAIIAGIYNKTKPSGIMFLSKIGESNPSTIEELRSIIRGTTYSSALEYALEKNPKNLSQLESLLDFYFIEKLSAIVDTFKGDWKSAANSIICGYKDYYSASLAVRQKIAIPLTCRILPDVIRDLQSSKIEEVANTLRRTQYARNIELGDAYSALYSLYKIARIDARKSSIYAFMGSPFTPVTALAISELIKLDMEDLIIIINGLKTKMNKEAIKSRLSLEVI; encoded by the coding sequence GTGAGTGCTCCTTCTTTAGCTTACATTTCCTCAATTTCCAGACTATACAAATCAACGACATTAACTAAAGGTCTTGTTACAGAATTATTGTCTGAGGATGATTGGAAAAATGTATTAAGTATTTTAAAAGAAAGAAATTTTATAGAAGATATTCCAACAACATTTGATGATGCTGAGCTAGAAATAAAAAAGAGAGCTATTGACCAGATTTACAGAATACTTAACTTCTCATCATCCGTGAAGTCTGCTCACGATATTGTTGACTTATATTACTATTATTTAACTTTAGACGAATTTAAGGCAATAATTGCAGGTATATATAATAAGACAAAACCATCAGGAATTATGTTTCTTTCAAAAATTGGAGAATCAAATCCATCAACTATAGAAGAATTAAGAAGTATCATAAGAGGAACTACATACTCAAGTGCATTAGAATATGCATTAGAAAAAAATCCTAAAAATTTATCACAGTTAGAATCGCTTTTAGATTTTTATTTTATTGAGAAGTTATCTGCGATAGTTGACACATTTAAGGGTGATTGGAAATCTGCTGCAAATTCCATAATATGCGGATATAAAGATTATTATTCAGCCAGTCTAGCAGTTAGACAGAAGATAGCAATTCCTTTAACATGTAGGATATTACCAGATGTTATAAGGGATTTACAATCGTCAAAAATAGAAGAAGTAGCAAATACATTAAGAAGAACTCAGTATGCTAGAAACATTGAGTTAGGAGATGCTTATTCAGCATTGTATTCATTATATAAGATTGCTAGGATAGATGCCAGAAAGTCTTCAATATACGCATTTATGGGCTCTCCATTTACTCCCGTTACAGCTTTGGCTATAAGTGAATTAATAAAGTTAGATATGGAAGATTTAATAATAATAATAAATGGATTAAAAACGAAAATGAATAAGGAAGCTATAAAATCTAGACTTTCATTAGAAGTTATTTAG
- a CDS encoding tRNA (adenine-N1)-methyltransferase, with product MPIQEGDPVTIWIDSKRSFLIKVKKGKRLDTDKGYIVHDQLIGKEYGEIVKMTKGEAYLLKPTPMDIYTTLPRPSQVVYPKDASYIVYVSGIQPGDMVVEAGTGSGFLTITLAYFLGPNGRVITYDVREDMQNKAKYNASILNLLDRIEFKIKDIKQGIDEKDVSAVILDMPDPWNAISKVYDALKPSGSLVVFVPTVNQIEKTVLQMRNDGFVDIHAEELIIREYQVKENAVRPKNIGVLHTGYLIRGRKYIKGTSL from the coding sequence GTGCCAATTCAAGAAGGCGATCCAGTTACAATTTGGATTGATAGTAAGAGATCATTCCTAATTAAAGTAAAGAAAGGTAAAAGACTAGATACAGACAAAGGTTACATAGTTCATGACCAGCTAATAGGCAAAGAATATGGCGAAATAGTAAAAATGACAAAAGGGGAAGCATATCTACTAAAACCTACACCAATGGATATATACACTACTTTGCCGAGGCCTTCACAAGTTGTTTACCCTAAGGATGCTTCATATATAGTTTATGTTTCTGGAATTCAGCCGGGTGACATGGTTGTGGAAGCTGGAACTGGATCAGGATTTTTAACGATTACATTAGCATATTTTTTAGGACCTAATGGCAGAGTTATCACTTACGACGTAAGAGAAGATATGCAAAATAAAGCAAAATATAATGCTTCAATTTTGAATTTGCTAGATCGCATAGAATTTAAAATCAAGGATATAAAACAAGGTATAGACGAAAAAGATGTTTCGGCAGTGATCTTGGATATGCCAGATCCTTGGAACGCTATTTCCAAAGTTTATGATGCGTTAAAGCCTTCAGGATCTTTGGTAGTATTCGTTCCTACTGTTAACCAGATAGAAAAAACTGTATTACAGATGAGAAACGACGGATTTGTTGACATTCACGCAGAGGAGTTAATAATTAGAGAATACCAAGTAAAGGAAAATGCTGTTAGGCCGAAAAATATCGGAGTTTTGCACACTGGATACTTAATCAGAGGTAGGAAATATATAAAAGGAACTTCTCTATAA
- a CDS encoding ribbon-helix-helix domain-containing protein has product MKIITVKLPEQFLEAIDELVNTGRYESRSEVIRAAIGDFIRKELWIKE; this is encoded by the coding sequence ATGAAAATAATAACAGTCAAACTACCGGAACAATTCTTAGAAGCAATAGATGAATTAGTAAATACAGGTAGATACGAATCAAGAAGTGAAGTAATTAGGGCTGCTATAGGTGATTTTATTAGAAAGGAGTTATGGATTAAAGAATGA
- a CDS encoding helix-turn-helix domain-containing protein has product MDNNPLEDTLARVSRFASILGISRAELRIYSTLLLEGQMSARQLAEQLNISYTKIYSLLSKLEERGWIKRLGKKPAVYEAIPLRDLWANIKKMIEIKVNEFEKEFIEPLSSLLSSSSTYSITMIPPDKIKSTFFEILDEGNKVSIAISYSELLSEDVIQAIKTKSYTSPDLRVIIQSDINIPEISGVQMRKLSNMFGTGLITSTAVLLIIKNADKLSGLFSNHKYIVDIATVYFNHLWSQAK; this is encoded by the coding sequence ATGGATAATAATCCGTTAGAAGATACGTTAGCGAGAGTATCTAGATTCGCTTCGATTTTAGGAATATCAAGAGCAGAATTAAGAATATATTCCACATTATTATTAGAGGGTCAAATGAGCGCTAGGCAACTAGCAGAGCAATTGAACATATCATATACGAAAATTTACTCATTACTTTCAAAGTTAGAAGAAAGAGGATGGATTAAAAGATTAGGAAAAAAACCTGCAGTATACGAGGCAATACCTCTTAGAGATTTATGGGCAAATATCAAGAAAATGATAGAAATTAAGGTTAATGAATTCGAAAAGGAATTCATCGAGCCATTATCTTCATTGCTATCTTCTTCATCGACTTATAGTATAACTATGATACCTCCTGATAAAATTAAATCAACGTTTTTTGAAATATTAGATGAAGGTAATAAAGTTTCAATTGCAATATCTTATTCAGAATTATTAAGTGAAGACGTAATACAAGCTATAAAAACAAAAAGTTATACTTCGCCAGATCTTAGGGTAATAATTCAGAGTGATATAAATATTCCAGAAATTTCTGGAGTGCAGATGCGTAAGCTAAGTAATATGTTCGGTACTGGTTTAATAACTTCTACAGCAGTATTATTGATAATAAAGAACGCTGATAAGCTTTCTGGTCTATTTTCAAATCACAAATATATCGTAGACATTGCTACTGTATATTTTAACCATTTATGGAGCCAAGCAAAATAA